Genomic DNA from Candidatus Korarchaeota archaeon NZ13-K:
AGCCCGTGATGGGGGTCGCGATAAGACTCGTCAACGCCATGATACATGAGGATCCAGCTCACAGAGGTCCTGCTCAGCTCACTCCAGCCGTTAGAAAAGCTATATTCGGGTCAATGCTCAGCGCGAATCCCGTCCTGCTGGAGCCAATCTACGAGATACAGGTGTCAACGCCTCCCGAGCTGATAGGTTCCGTCATTTCCCTGATATCCCAGAAGAGGGGGAAGGTCGTCGGCATAGAGGAGAGAGGCAGGATAAGCATAGTTAAGGGCTATATCCCAGTTAGGGAGACCTTGGGAGGTTTCAGCAATGAGATGAGGAGCATCACTAGTGGGAGAGCCTTCTGGCAGACCAAGTTCTCCCACTGGGAGCCTCTGCCCAAGAATCTGATGGAGCAGATAGTTATGGAGATAAGAAGGAGGAAGGGCATGAAGGAGGAGATCCCAAGGGCCGAGGAGTACATGGACACGCTGTGACCTACTCCTTCCCTTTAATTCCCTTGAAGAATATATAGGACCTCTGCAGGCAGGTCACGTAGCTCAGAAGAGTTATGAGGATGAGGCCCAGGCTCACCATATCTGCTGCGCAGAAGATAGCCGAGAGGACTATCCTCTCCCCCCTCCCGGTCAGGCTGAGCTCGGTTCCCTTGACCCCAAGGGACTCCGATCTGGCCCTTATGTAGCTCACCAGCATGGATGAGTGCGTCGCCAACGCTGCCCAGAGCAGATCATTCGCATACATGCCCATGGACATGAAGAGCATTCCGTCCTCCACTCTGTCGGCCACCGAGTCGATGAAAGCGCCCTTTGGTCCGGAGTCACCGCTCCTTCTAGCTATAGCACCATCGATCAGATCAAAGAAGCCCCCGAGTATTATGAAGGCGGACGCCAGCAACGGCTTCCTGAGTAGGAGCACGATGGAGGAGGCCAAGAAGGACAGGAATCCCAGGAAGGTCGTGAAATTGGCGCTTATACCAACCCTAGTGGCCAGGCAGGCCAGGCCATCGAACAGCCTTGAGGAAGTTCCCCTCAAACGCTCCAGCATCCGGCACCCAGCCCGCGGACCCCACATTTTAATTTACGCTTTTCCCGCCCATCCGGATGCCGGACCTCGTGGTCATATTGGTGGAGCCCGAGAGGGCGGATAACGTGGGTATGATAGCCAGGGCGATGAAGAACTTCGGCTTCAAGAGACTGAGGGTGATCAGACCGATGTTCGAGAGCTTCGACAGGGCCATAGCTGCTGCTATGAGGGCCAGGGATGTGATCGAGGGGATGGAGATACTCACGTCGCTGGATGAGGCCAGGGAGGGGATAGATCTCATGATAGGGACGACTGCCAGGGTGAGCAAGTATTCGATCGAGAGGAGGGCTGTGACCCTGAGGGAATTTGTCTCGAGCATAAGCTGGGATGCCGTTTACGGCCTTGTCCTGGGACGGGAGTCCATTGGGCTGACGACGGAGGAGCTCTCGGCTTGCGATCTCGTCATGACGATACCCTCGAGTGAGGACTACCCAGCCCTGAACCTAGCTAACGCGGCAGCGATAATGCTCTATGAGTTCTTCCTGGCATTCAGGGATTCTTCCAGGTTCAGGGTGGCTCCAGTACCCAGGGAGGCGAGGGAAGTGATGCTCAGATACCTGGGGGAGATCCTAGACATGCTGGGAGATGCCGTGAGGGATAAGGAACGCACGATGAAGTCCCTAAGGAACCTCTTGGAGAGGACATTCCCCTGCGGCATGTCGGCCGAGGAGGCCTTCAGAGCGCTAGGTATTATAAAGGCTCTGAGGGATGCTCTGGCGAGGGTGAAAGGGGATGTCGCTGAGACCAGCCAGGAACTACAGGGCCCTTCAGAGGCCCTACACAAGGAAGGAATACATAAAGAGCATTCCCCACAGTAAGATAACGAAGTTCGATCATGGGAACGTCCATGGGGACTTCGAGTACGAGGTGAGGCTGGTGGCCGAGGCAAGCTTTCAGGTGAGGAGCAACGCGCTTGAGGCAGCCAGGATGACCGTGATGTCCCAGATAAGGAGGGCAGTGCCATCAGAGGATGCTTACTTCTTCAAGGTGGTGCACTACCCCCATCACATACTAAGGAAACACGCTATGGCTGGCGTCCACAAGGCTGAGAGGCTTCAGAAGGGGATGAGGCTCGCCTTCGGTAAGCCGGACGCCAGGGCGGCTCAGATAAGTAGGGGTGATGTCATAATGTTCATCAGGGTGAACTCCCCCCATCTCGAGGTGGCCAAGTACTGCATGAAGCTGGCCAAGCTGAAGATACCCTACATGACGAGGATAGAAGTGGTCAGGCTGGATGGAGGTAAGGACGAAGAGGGAGCTTGAAATAGTATTGCAGCAGCTGGAAGGATACAGGAATCCCAAGCCCGAGCTGGAGCAGTGCCCAACCCCGGCCAGCCTCGCCGCTGCGATGATTCACATGTCCCGCATGTTCGGCGACCTCGAGGGGAGGAGGGTGGCGGACTTGGGCTGCGGTAACGGTGTGCTCGCGATAGGCTCCGTGCTATATGGGGCCTCGGAAGCGGTTGGCATAGACATAGACCCAGAAGCCGTTGAGATCGCGAGGATGAACGCCGAGAGGTTAGGCCTCTCGGGTAGGGTGAGGTTCCTAGTGATGGATGTTCGGGACTTCTCCGAGAGGGTCGACACCGTGGTGCAGAACCCCCCCTTCGGAACCAGGAGGAGGCACATGGACACCTTATTCTTGGAAGTCGCCCTGAGGAACTCCAAGGTCACTTACTCCCTGCATATGGCTGGGAACTCCGAATTCCTGAGGAGGTTCGCGCTTGAGAGGGGAGCCTCTCTCACTCACGTGGAGAGGTGGCCATTCCCCCTCGAGCGCGTGTTCCCCTACCACAGGAGGAGGGTGGTTAGGATACCCGTGGAGTTGCTCAGGTTCGAGGTGATGCGGCATGAGGGGTAACCTGGTGGTGCCCGGGGAGAGGATAGGCGTGGTAGAGGAGTACATAAAGGGGGAGGGGGTCTTCGAGGCTGGGGGCGTGATATACTCCTCTTACCTGGGTTTCCTGAATTTAAAAGACCTTGAGGTCTCCGTTAGGCCAGTTAGGAGTCCCATATTACCGTTGAGACCCGGGGAGATTGCTCTAGGTGAGATCAGGAGCGCGGATAGGAACAACTTCAACCTGCTCCTGACGCTGCTGCTGAGGCCCAGGGTCGGCGTCCTGATACCACCAGTGCACGCCAACATGCCGAAGAGGGCATCCAACCTAGGGGCCAGGCCCAGCGACTTGGTCATAGTGATGATTGAGAGCATTGAGAACGGTCAGGTGACCGTCACGATGAGCGGCTCCGGCGAGCTCGGGGTCATCAGGAGCATATGCGAGACCTGCGGCTCCACCCTAGACAGGGGGGTCGGATACACTTTAATATGCAGGGGCTGCGGGAGGATATACCTCGATAAGAAGTTGAGCAGCAGGTACGGGTGGAACCCCTTCAAGGAAGGGTTGATAAAGCATGCTAAGGAGAGGTTATGAGGGAAAGAGGAGTTTGGTCCTCTCGATAAGCCCATCCGAGCTTTCAGACCTCTTGGAATATCTGGAGAGGAGGATGGAGGGAAGGAATTACTCCTGCAAATACTCCATGAGCTCAGGATTGAAGATAACAATATTCGGAGATAGAGAGGAGCTCAGGGAAGCGGAATCTCTCGTGAGAAGATCTTACAGGAACTTCAAGGTGATCAGGAACCCCGTGGGCAATCTCTACAGGTACCCATCCGAGTGGTTGACTGAGCACGGAAGCGTGTCGATGAGCCTCCTCACGCTCTCCCTAGAAGCAGCGGGACTGACGGCTCAATGGAGAGGGGATCTCCTGTTCACGGAACTGGAGCCTGAGGAGATTAAAGACCTGATGTCCGAGCTCAGATCCCTGCTGGAGGAGATAAAGTATGAGGTCAGGCAAAGGAAGGCCAGGGAGGTTCTGGTGGCCGTTGCCGTTAGCTCGGGGGCCTCACCCACGGACGTCTTGGAGCTAGCCGAGAGGGAGGGCTTCCTGGAGAGGGATGAGGAGGGGATCTGGCGCTTCAGGGTGGATCCCGATGTGGCGATGAGGGAGCTGAGGAGGAAGCTGATAGAGGGTGATCACCTTGGAGGTTGAGGTGGTGAAGGTATCGGGTAACGAGATAAGGTTGATCGTGCGCGGGGAAACTTACACTCTGCTGGATCCCCTGGTGGATGAGCTCAACTCCCTAGAGGAGGTGGAGTTCGCTGGCTACGATGTTCCCCATCCCCTGAAGGAGGAGTCCGTCCTCTTCCTCAGGGTGAGGGAGGGCATGGATCCCAGGGAGGTGCTGAGGGACTCCGTCAGGAGATTGATCTGGAAATACGAGGAGGTCGAGAGGAGCTTCCTCGAGCAGATGAGCAACCTGAAGGGCTAAATCGCTCAACCTATGGGAGTTCCCCTGAGTATCTCCTCAAGGGAGTTCCTCCATAGCAGGTGAAAGACCCTCCCGCTCTCCTCATCGCTCACGGCCTCGAAGTCAATGTATCCCCTGCTCATGTAGTGGATCATGGCCTCAGCGACCCTCTCCCTCCATAGGGTCACCGTTCCCTTGGCCCTCTCCTCACCCAGGTTCTTGGGTATCTCTATCATCACGAGGTCGCTATCCACCCTCCTGAAACCCGAGGGCCTGCCCCTGTCATCGAAGACAATGACCTCCTCCGCTCCAGCTTCCAGAGCCCTCCCGTAATCCGGGGACCTGAGCTCACCCCTGGCCTTCCTCCTAACCCTTTCGCTGTCCAGGAACCACCAGACCTTCAGCCTGTCGGTCCTCAATCCCCTGTTGAGGGAGTCCTCCATGTAGCCGTAGTAGTTGATCGCGTACTCCCAGCTGACCACGCCCAGCTTCCCTAGGTTGAACCTCGTGTTCAGGGCCTGAAGGGGATCGAAGGTCCACCTCATCCTCCTGATCCCCCTCAGCATGACGGCCTCCCTCTGGGCCTGCTTCACTATGAAGCCCAAGCCGGACCCCTTGGCCCCCTCCACCACGGCGCTCTGGTGGGAGTAATGGTACGGTCCCTCATCATCTTTCGCCAGGAAGCCCCAGGCGAAGGCCAGGGCCTCCCCAGTGTCGACATCGAAAGCCGCCACCACAACCCCGGAGTTATCGGAGGCGGCCTTCAGGACATGTGAGGGGACAGCCTCC
This window encodes:
- a CDS encoding DNA-directed RNA polymerase subunit L, whose product is MITLEVEVVKVSGNEIRLIVRGETYTLLDPLVDELNSLEEVEFAGYDVPHPLKEESVLFLRVREGMDPREVLRDSVRRLIWKYEEVERSFLEQMSNLKG
- a CDS encoding methyltransferase domain-containing protein, whose product is MEVRTKRELEIVLQQLEGYRNPKPELEQCPTPASLAAAMIHMSRMFGDLEGRRVADLGCGNGVLAIGSVLYGASEAVGIDIDPEAVEIARMNAERLGLSGRVRFLVMDVRDFSERVDTVVQNPPFGTRRRHMDTLFLEVALRNSKVTYSLHMAGNSEFLRRFALERGASLTHVERWPFPLERVFPYHRRRVVRIPVELLRFEVMRHEG
- a CDS encoding DUF2067 domain-containing protein, coding for MLRRGYEGKRSLVLSISPSELSDLLEYLERRMEGRNYSCKYSMSSGLKITIFGDREELREAESLVRRSYRNFKVIRNPVGNLYRYPSEWLTEHGSVSMSLLTLSLEAAGLTAQWRGDLLFTELEPEEIKDLMSELRSLLEEIKYEVRQRKAREVLVAVAVSSGASPTDVLELAEREGFLERDEEGIWRFRVDPDVAMRELRRKLIEGDHLGG
- a CDS encoding CDP-alcohol phosphatidyltransferase family protein encodes the protein MWGPRAGCRMLERLRGTSSRLFDGLACLATRVGISANFTTFLGFLSFLASSIVLLLRKPLLASAFIILGGFFDLIDGAIARRSGDSGPKGAFIDSVADRVEDGMLFMSMGMYANDLLWAALATHSSMLVSYIRARSESLGVKGTELSLTGRGERIVLSAIFCAADMVSLGLILITLLSYVTCLQRSYIFFKGIKGKE
- a CDS encoding RNA methyltransferase — encoded protein: MPDLVVILVEPERADNVGMIARAMKNFGFKRLRVIRPMFESFDRAIAAAMRARDVIEGMEILTSLDEAREGIDLMIGTTARVSKYSIERRAVTLREFVSSISWDAVYGLVLGRESIGLTTEELSACDLVMTIPSSEDYPALNLANAAAIMLYEFFLAFRDSSRFRVAPVPREAREVMLRYLGEILDMLGDAVRDKERTMKSLRNLLERTFPCGMSAEEAFRALGIIKALRDALARVKGDVAETSQELQGPSEALHKEGIHKEHSPQ
- a CDS encoding 50S ribosomal protein L16; the protein is MSLRPARNYRALQRPYTRKEYIKSIPHSKITKFDHGNVHGDFEYEVRLVAEASFQVRSNALEAARMTVMSQIRRAVPSEDAYFFKVVHYPHHILRKHAMAGVHKAERLQKGMRLAFGKPDARAAQISRGDVIMFIRVNSPHLEVAKYCMKLAKLKIPYMTRIEVVRLDGGKDEEGA